One Triplophysa rosa unplaced genomic scaffold, Trosa_1v2 scaffold259_ERROPOS68496, whole genome shotgun sequence DNA segment encodes these proteins:
- the LOC130550223 gene encoding piggyBac transposable element-derived protein 4-like isoform X2, with product MAKRMIKTKFTLDEVVEECTRRNSDQSEDDISDEESDVSSIDTVAEDLFLDGGDVTLDKQSNETDEDWEPSSKKPYTNRQDDSTSSEDKPQTSPTQRDSASKRPRGKGRARGRGRTASTSGQAEMSIPTSEERWNDVDVPDVTPPQPTFRPTKSPGPQLIRTANYTALQLFQLFFTNSVLLTIIKNTNDFGSTHHSNPSNPWIDVTVQDMLAFMAMVIYMGLIKLPSITDYWRESHLYSLPFPKTLLTGKKFLRICHSLHLSSLVDDAANEQRRGTSEFDRLCKIKPLYSEIRDACKINYHPGQEISIDERMVASKARIGIKQFMKNKPCRWGYKLFVLADSSNGYTWDFFVYEGKLQGNSGKGLSYESVMELVDTQLLGTGYKLFVDNFYTSPSLFCDLLQKRIWACGTIRTNRIGFPKTKINTLVSKSLRGSIRWIRKDSLLFVQWRDTRDVFMCTTLHTAHGGDTVQRRVKDADGHWVLKNISVPPAVKEYNRFMGGVDLSDSLINYYKVIHKTQRWYKTLFYHFMDIAIVNAFLLYKDLTKGKGEVPMHQKAFRETLVEELAAAAKIPAPSSTPRSKHHKPVHITAHSTMGRLRCRQCQAKTPVKCSSCDIPLCFVPNRDCYNEWHDANNL from the exons ATGGCAAAAAGGATGATAAAAACAAAGTTTACACTTGACGAAGTTGTTGAAGAATGTACTCGGCGTAACAGTGATCAATCAGAGGATGACATTTCAGACGAAGAGAGCGATGTTTCATCCATTGACACGGTTGCAGAGGACCTGTTTTTGGATGGCGGAGACGTCACTCTCGACAa ACAATCAAATGAAACGGATGAAGACTGGGAGCCAAGCAGCAAAAAGCCATATACCAACAGGCAAGATGACAGCACCTCATCGGAAGATAAGCCCCAAACCTCACCTACCCAGAGAGATTCTGCCAGCAAAAGACCAAGAGGCAAAGGACGGGCTAGAGGAAGAG GGAGAACTGCCAGCACCAGTGGTCAAGCTGAGATGTCAATCCCCACATCTGAAGAGAGATGGAATGATGTTGATGTTCCAGATGTGACACCACCACAACCCACCTTCAGACCCACCAAATCACCAGGCCCCCAGCTCATACGTACAGCTAACTACACAGCTTTACAgctttttcaacttttttttacaaactctGTGTTACtgacaataattaaaaacaccAATGACTTTGGCTCAACTCATCACTCAAATCCCTCCAACCCATGGATTGACGTAACAGTGCAGGATATGCTGGCATTCATGGCCATGGTAATTTATATGGGTCTAATAAAACTCCCGTCCATAACTGATTACTGGAGAGAAAGTCATCTGTACAGCTTGCCGTTCCCTAAAACGCTTCTTACCGGAAAGAAGTTTCTCAGGATCTGCCACTCCCTTCACCTCAGTAGCTTGGTGGATGATGCTGCTAACGAGCAGAGAAGAGGTACCTCAGAATTTGATCGTCTTTGCAAAATCAAGCCACTATACAGTGAGATTAGGGATGCATGCAAAATAAACTATCACCCTGGCCAGGAAATTTCAATTGATGAGCGGATGGTTGCCTCTAAAGCGCGTATCGGGATTAAACAGTTCATGAAAAATAAGCCTTGTCGCTGGGGTTATAAACTTTTCGTACTGGCGGACTCGAGCAATGGGTACACATGGGACTTTTTTGTGTATGAAGGAAAGCTGCAGGGAAACAGTGGGAAAGGACTCAGTTATGAGTCAGTAATGGAGCTTGTTGACACACAGTTGCTTGGCACGGGTTACAAGCTCTTTGTTGACAATTTTTATACAAGTCCCTCCCTTTTCTGTGATCTCCTTCAAAAGAGGATCTGGGCATGCGGAACGATACGCACAAACAGAATTGGTTTTCcaaaaaccaaaataaacactCTGGTTTCGAAATCTTTGCGTGGGAGCATACGGTGGATCAGAAAGGACTCCCTCCTCTTTGTGCAATGGCGAGACACAAGGGATGTTTTTATGTGCACAACACTCCACACAGCCCATGGGGGGGACACTGTTCAGAGAAGAGTGAAAGATGCAGATGGGCACTGGGTTTTGAAGAACATCTCTGTTCCACCAGCAGTGAAGGAGTACAACCG GTTCATGGGTGGAGTGGATCTTTCAGATTCGCTGATCAATTATTACAAAGTCATCCACAAGACCCAGAGGTGGTATAAGACATTGTTTTATCACTTTATGGACATTGCTATTGTGAATGCGTTCTTGCTTTACAAGGATCTTACCAAAGGTAAAGGAGAGGTACCCATGCACCAAAAGGCATTCAGAGAGACACTTGTTGAGGAGCTGGCAGCAGCAGCAAAAATTCCTGCTCCATCGTCCACTCCACGCAGCAAACATCACAAGCCTGTGCATATCACTGCACATAGCACCATGGGTCGTCTGAGGTGCAGACAGTGCCAAGCAAAGACACCAGTGAAGTGCTCCTCCTGTGACATACCGTTGTGCTTTGTGCCAAATCGTGATTGTTACAATGAGTGGCATGATGCCAATAActtgtaa
- the LOC130550223 gene encoding piggyBac transposable element-derived protein 4-like isoform X1: protein MAKRMIKTKFTLDEVVEECTRRNSDQSEDDISDEESDVSSIDTVAEDLFLDGGDVTLDKQSNETDEDWEPSSKKPYTNRQDDSTSSEDKPQTSPTQRDSASKRPRGKGRARGRGKGRARGRGKGRARGRGRTASTSGQAEMSIPTSEERWNDVDVPDVTPPQPTFRPTKSPGPQLIRTANYTALQLFQLFFTNSVLLTIIKNTNDFGSTHHSNPSNPWIDVTVQDMLAFMAMVIYMGLIKLPSITDYWRESHLYSLPFPKTLLTGKKFLRICHSLHLSSLVDDAANEQRRGTSEFDRLCKIKPLYSEIRDACKINYHPGQEISIDERMVASKARIGIKQFMKNKPCRWGYKLFVLADSSNGYTWDFFVYEGKLQGNSGKGLSYESVMELVDTQLLGTGYKLFVDNFYTSPSLFCDLLQKRIWACGTIRTNRIGFPKTKINTLVSKSLRGSIRWIRKDSLLFVQWRDTRDVFMCTTLHTAHGGDTVQRRVKDADGHWVLKNISVPPAVKEYNRFMGGVDLSDSLINYYKVIHKTQRWYKTLFYHFMDIAIVNAFLLYKDLTKGKGEVPMHQKAFRETLVEELAAAAKIPAPSSTPRSKHHKPVHITAHSTMGRLRCRQCQAKTPVKCSSCDIPLCFVPNRDCYNEWHDANNL from the exons ATGGCAAAAAGGATGATAAAAACAAAGTTTACACTTGACGAAGTTGTTGAAGAATGTACTCGGCGTAACAGTGATCAATCAGAGGATGACATTTCAGACGAAGAGAGCGATGTTTCATCCATTGACACGGTTGCAGAGGACCTGTTTTTGGATGGCGGAGACGTCACTCTCGACAa ACAATCAAATGAAACGGATGAAGACTGGGAGCCAAGCAGCAAAAAGCCATATACCAACAGGCAAGATGACAGCACCTCATCGGAAGATAAGCCCCAAACCTCACCTACCCAGAGAGATTCTGCCAGCAAAAGACCAAGAGGCAAAGGACGGGCTAGAGGAAGAGGCAAAGGACGGGCTAGAGGAAGAGGCAAAGGACGGGCTAGAGGAAGAGGGAGAACTGCCAGCACCAGTGGTCAAGCTGAGATGTCAATCCCCACATCTGAAGAGAGATGGAATGATGTTGATGTTCCAGATGTGACACCACCACAACCCACCTTCAGACCCACCAAATCACCAGGCCCCCAGCTCATACGTACAGCTAACTACACAGCTTTACAgctttttcaacttttttttacaaactctGTGTTACtgacaataattaaaaacaccAATGACTTTGGCTCAACTCATCACTCAAATCCCTCCAACCCATGGATTGACGTAACAGTGCAGGATATGCTGGCATTCATGGCCATGGTAATTTATATGGGTCTAATAAAACTCCCGTCCATAACTGATTACTGGAGAGAAAGTCATCTGTACAGCTTGCCGTTCCCTAAAACGCTTCTTACCGGAAAGAAGTTTCTCAGGATCTGCCACTCCCTTCACCTCAGTAGCTTGGTGGATGATGCTGCTAACGAGCAGAGAAGAGGTACCTCAGAATTTGATCGTCTTTGCAAAATCAAGCCACTATACAGTGAGATTAGGGATGCATGCAAAATAAACTATCACCCTGGCCAGGAAATTTCAATTGATGAGCGGATGGTTGCCTCTAAAGCGCGTATCGGGATTAAACAGTTCATGAAAAATAAGCCTTGTCGCTGGGGTTATAAACTTTTCGTACTGGCGGACTCGAGCAATGGGTACACATGGGACTTTTTTGTGTATGAAGGAAAGCTGCAGGGAAACAGTGGGAAAGGACTCAGTTATGAGTCAGTAATGGAGCTTGTTGACACACAGTTGCTTGGCACGGGTTACAAGCTCTTTGTTGACAATTTTTATACAAGTCCCTCCCTTTTCTGTGATCTCCTTCAAAAGAGGATCTGGGCATGCGGAACGATACGCACAAACAGAATTGGTTTTCcaaaaaccaaaataaacactCTGGTTTCGAAATCTTTGCGTGGGAGCATACGGTGGATCAGAAAGGACTCCCTCCTCTTTGTGCAATGGCGAGACACAAGGGATGTTTTTATGTGCACAACACTCCACACAGCCCATGGGGGGGACACTGTTCAGAGAAGAGTGAAAGATGCAGATGGGCACTGGGTTTTGAAGAACATCTCTGTTCCACCAGCAGTGAAGGAGTACAACCG GTTCATGGGTGGAGTGGATCTTTCAGATTCGCTGATCAATTATTACAAAGTCATCCACAAGACCCAGAGGTGGTATAAGACATTGTTTTATCACTTTATGGACATTGCTATTGTGAATGCGTTCTTGCTTTACAAGGATCTTACCAAAGGTAAAGGAGAGGTACCCATGCACCAAAAGGCATTCAGAGAGACACTTGTTGAGGAGCTGGCAGCAGCAGCAAAAATTCCTGCTCCATCGTCCACTCCACGCAGCAAACATCACAAGCCTGTGCATATCACTGCACATAGCACCATGGGTCGTCTGAGGTGCAGACAGTGCCAAGCAAAGACACCAGTGAAGTGCTCCTCCTGTGACATACCGTTGTGCTTTGTGCCAAATCGTGATTGTTACAATGAGTGGCATGATGCCAATAActtgtaa